One window of the Eucalyptus grandis isolate ANBG69807.140 chromosome 8, ASM1654582v1, whole genome shotgun sequence genome contains the following:
- the LOC104414047 gene encoding 1-aminocyclopropane-1-carboxylate synthase 3, translating into MVTKQGLSNLTVIPFRDIFLPNLRRKPDQNYKKSRRTRKNEKNPYDQTRNPQGIIQMGLAENQLSLDLVESWLSENQDVAGFKSNGESIFRELELFQDYHGLPAFKKALVQFMAEIRGNKVSFDPKKIVLTAGATSANETLVFCLAKAGDTILIPTPYYPGFDRDLKWRTGAEIVPIHCTSSNDFKITARALQQAYQEAQNCNLKVKGVLVTNPSNPLGTTMTRAELDLLMDFIVEKQIHLVCDEIYSGNVFGSPNYTSIVEVLSKYEKAEVWDRVHVVYSLSKDLGLPGFRVGAIYTNNGSIIAAATKMSSFGLVSSQTQYFLSMLLSDKKFTRNYISENKKRLEKRHASLISGLQNAGISCLKSNAGLFSWVDMRHLLSSSTFEAEMELWDKIVYDVKLNISPGSSCHCSEPGWFRVCFANMAEETLEIAIRRIKAFVDVGIYGSVCLM; encoded by the exons atggttaccaaacagggcctaagtaATCTCACCGTCATCCCATTCAGGGATATTTTCCTTCCTAATCTTCGAAGGAAACCGG ATCAAAACTATAAGAAATCCAGAAGGACAAGGAAGAACGAGAAGAATCCCTACGACCAAACCCGGAATCCACAGGGCATCATTCAGATGGGTCTCGCCGAGAATCAG CTCTCGCTTGATCTTGTTGAATCTTGGCTGTCCGAAAATCAAGACGTAGCCGGGTTCAAGAGTAATGGGGAGTCCATATTCAGAGAGCTCGAACTCTTCCAGGACTATCACGGCCTTCCTGCGTTCAAGAAA GCCTTGGTGCAGTTCATGGCGGAAATCAGAGGAAACAAAGTGAGCTTCGACCCGAAGAAGATAGTTCTGACTGCGGGTGCGACTTCTGCAAACGAGACTCTCGTGTTCTGCCTCGCCAAAGCCGGTGACACCATTCTCATTCCGACCCCATATTACCCAGG ATTTGACAGGGATCTGAAATGGAGAACAGGAGCAGAGATTGTGCCAATACACTGTACAAGCTCCAATGACTTTAAAATCACTGCTCGGGCTCTCCAACAAGCTTATCAAGAAGCCCAAAACTGTAACCTCAAAGTCAAAGGTGTCCTCGTCACCAACCCGTCAAACCCACTCGGCACAACAATGACCCGAGCCGAGCTTGACCTCCTCATGGATTTCATCGTTGAGAAGCAAATCCATCTCGTCTGCGACGAGATTTACTCGGGCAACGTTTTTGGCTCTCCAAACTACACAAGCATCGTGGAGGTTCTTTCAAAGTACGAGAAAGCGGAGGTTTGGGATAGGGTCCACGTCGTGTACAGCCTCTCCAAGGACCTCGGCCTCCCAGGTTTTCGGGTTGGAGCTATTTACACGAACAATGGTTCGATAATCGCCGCGGCAACCAAGATGTCAAGCTTCGGGCTTGTCTCATCGCAGACTCAGTACTTTCTCTCCATGCTCCTCTCGGACAAGAAGTTCACCAGGAACTACATCTCCGAGAACAAGAAGAGGCTGGAAAAACGGCATGCGTCGCTCATCTCAGGCCTCCAGAACGCAGGCATCAGCTGCCTCAAGAGCAACGCGGGGCTATTCTCCTGGGTTGACATGAGACATCTGTTGAGTTCGAGCACGTTTGAAGCCGAAATGGAGCTGTGGGATAAGATCGTGTACGACGTCAAGCTGAACATCTCACCAGGGTCATCGTGCCACTGCAGCGAGCCAGGATGGTTCCGAGTGTGCTTTGCGAACATGGCCGAAGAAACCCTCGAGATAGCCATCCGGCGCATTAAGGCATTCGTCGATGTTGGTATTTACGGAAGCGTGTGCTTAATGTGA